The Roseovarius sp. EL26 genome has a window encoding:
- a CDS encoding cytochrome c-type biogenesis protein: MFTRVAVAGVICVMTLMPVAAVQPDEVLSDPVLEKRARSISAELRCLVCRNESIDESNAPLARDLRLLVRERLVEGDDDDEVIEFVVARYGEYVLLKPLTGGANLVLWLSGPVMLVIAGAIGLMFLRRRSRSVDTASKGLSAEEQARLDKLLKE; encoded by the coding sequence ATGTTCACCCGTGTGGCTGTGGCCGGTGTTATCTGCGTGATGACGCTGATGCCAGTGGCCGCTGTGCAACCGGATGAAGTTCTAAGCGATCCAGTGTTGGAAAAACGTGCGCGTAGTATTTCGGCGGAATTGCGTTGCCTTGTTTGCCGCAATGAGAGCATCGATGAATCCAACGCCCCCCTGGCGCGGGACCTGCGCCTTTTGGTGCGTGAACGTCTGGTTGAGGGCGATGACGATGATGAAGTGATTGAATTTGTTGTCGCGCGGTATGGCGAGTATGTCTTGCTGAAGCCTTTAACCGGGGGCGCAAATCTGGTGCTATGGCTGTCCGGCCCTGTGATGCTGGTGATCGCCGGGGCCATCGGTCTGATGTTTTTACGCCGTCGCAGCCGAAGCGTGGATACCGCCAGTAAGGGGCTGAGCGCTGAGGAACAAGCGCGTCTGGACAAATTGCTCAAGGAGTGA
- a CDS encoding enoyl-CoA hydratase-related protein — translation MKTYQSIRFTLEDDVAVITLNRPDKMNALSGLMRAEITDAARFAARKARILVLTGEGAAFCSGQDLSDTGTLDDLDLERVLRDEYVPMLRAIMECPIPTISAVNGTAAGAGANLALAADVVIATQSAKFVQAFTRIGLIPDAGGTYWLPRQMGAAKAMGAALFAEPITAQQADDWGMIWEAVADDAFDAHWRGRAAHLANGPTAAYAGLKQAIRESWENGLDDQLTLEAQLQGQCGSTRDFKEGVVAFLDKRPANFEGR, via the coding sequence ATGAAAACCTATCAATCCATTCGGTTTACGCTGGAAGATGACGTTGCGGTCATCACGCTTAACCGACCTGACAAGATGAACGCGCTGAGCGGCTTGATGCGCGCTGAAATCACTGATGCAGCCCGATTTGCGGCGCGTAAGGCGCGGATTTTGGTGCTGACGGGTGAGGGGGCGGCGTTTTGTTCCGGCCAGGACCTGAGCGACACGGGGACGTTGGATGATCTGGATCTGGAGCGGGTTCTGCGCGATGAATATGTGCCGATGCTGCGGGCCATCATGGAGTGCCCGATTCCGACGATCAGTGCGGTGAATGGCACGGCGGCAGGGGCCGGGGCCAATCTGGCCTTGGCGGCAGACGTGGTGATTGCCACGCAAAGCGCCAAGTTTGTTCAGGCCTTTACCCGCATTGGCTTGATCCCAGATGCTGGGGGCACATATTGGTTGCCACGTCAAATGGGTGCGGCCAAGGCGATGGGCGCCGCGCTGTTTGCCGAGCCGATTACGGCCCAACAGGCCGATGACTGGGGTATGATTTGGGAAGCGGTTGCAGATGACGCGTTTGATGCCCACTGGCGCGGCCGTGCAGCACATCTGGCTAATGGGCCGACTGCAGCCTATGCCGGATTAAAACAGGCGATCCGCGAAAGCTGGGAAAACGGGTTGGACGATCAACTGACCCTAGAAGCACAACTGCAGGGCCAGTGCGGCAGCACACGTGATTTCAAAGAAGGCGTGGTGGCGTTCTTGGATAAACGCCCGGCCAATTTTGAAGGGCGTTAA
- a CDS encoding class I SAM-dependent methyltransferase, with protein sequence MSKSQKSWDKSANNYDRTEERFERIHHVSREWAKRHLKNSDVVLDYGCGTGTTACDLASHVTEILGIDISERMIELSKVKAAQKGVDNISFSQADIFDEGYRKGSFDVILAFNMLHTVPNPQRVVRRAHELLKPEGSFISVTPCLRDKMSFVVSAQIQLVRILCKFGIIPVPIRRLQSSDLDELVSGGDFDVVETKGMYSGASSYFIAAKKNSY encoded by the coding sequence ATGAGTAAATCACAAAAGTCCTGGGATAAATCTGCCAATAATTACGACAGGACCGAAGAGCGATTTGAACGTATCCATCACGTATCAAGGGAATGGGCAAAGAGACACCTCAAGAACAGCGATGTTGTTTTGGACTATGGGTGTGGAACAGGCACGACAGCCTGCGATTTGGCCAGCCATGTAACAGAAATCCTAGGCATTGATATTTCAGAAAGAATGATTGAGCTTTCAAAGGTGAAAGCAGCTCAAAAAGGCGTTGATAACATCAGTTTTTCGCAGGCAGATATTTTTGATGAAGGATATAGAAAAGGCTCGTTTGATGTCATTTTAGCCTTCAACATGCTCCATACAGTGCCTAATCCACAGCGCGTTGTACGAAGGGCGCATGAACTTCTAAAGCCAGAAGGGTCGTTTATTTCCGTAACACCCTGCTTGCGGGATAAAATGTCCTTTGTTGTGAGCGCTCAAATTCAGCTTGTTCGTATATTGTGTAAGTTTGGGATCATTCCTGTCCCGATACGGAGGCTTCAAAGTTCAGACTTGGATGAGTTGGTAAGTGGCGGTGATTTTGATGTTGTGGAAACAAAGGGAATGTATTCTGGGGCTTCTAGCTACTTTATCGCAGCCAAGAAGAACTCTTATTGA